The following DNA comes from Actinomycetota bacterium.
CCAGCCGGCCGCCGTCTGCGGTGATCCGCTTCTGGGCGGCGATGAAGCTGTGCAGTCCGCTGCAGTCGATGAACGCCAGGTTCTTGAGGTCCAGCACGATGCTTTTCGCCGACTGCTCGACCTCGGAGAGAGCCTGCTCGAACTCACCGACGGTAGCCATGTCGAGCTCACCTTCGAGCACCACGACTGCCCGCGAACCATCGTTGAACACGCTGGTGGAAAAGATCATCTCGGGCTCACTCTCTGTCCAAATTGGTGCGAAGTGAAGAGTTGGGGGCGCGGACTCGGGGCGGGGAGTGGCCGATCGGGAGTTGTCGAATTCGGAGATATCGGAAAGGCTCATTGCCATTTCAGTTCCTCTTCACTATCTGCGAAATACAGCTCCGTCTACGAACTATAGCATAGTTGTGAATAGGTTGTGAAGAGGTTTTGAAGTGCCTCTAAACCCTAATCGGCCTCTGGCGGGGTATTGAAGAGGTTGCAGTTACCGGCTGAAGGGGTCCTGAGCAAGTACGCTGGTAGTTATGAACGGAACCGGGCCCATCTACAGCATCAGCGCAGTCGCCAAGATGCTCGGCGTCCC
Coding sequences within:
- a CDS encoding STAS domain-containing protein; the protein is MIFSTSVFNDGSRAVVVLEGELDMATVGEFEQALSEVEQSAKSIVLDLKNLAFIDCSGLHSFIAAQKRITADGGRLAFTRGPRHIERLFTLTQASSFFEFLEDGISA